The following proteins come from a genomic window of Frankia casuarinae:
- the rimM gene encoding ribosome maturation factor RimM (Essential for efficient processing of 16S rRNA) codes for MAEEIVVGRIGRPHGIRGEVTIEIRTDVPHRRFVVGAVLGREGGGTALTVSGAHWHSGRLLLHFRGVDDRGAAEALRGVLLTIDADQAGSPLDDADGDGEAVEMWWDRDLVGLRAVTTAGMLLGHVTDIIHSPAGDLLAIGGPDGGEHLVPFVRDIVPTVDPPAGRIVVDPPPGLLDLD; via the coding sequence GTGGCTGAGGAGATCGTCGTCGGGCGGATCGGCCGTCCGCATGGCATCCGCGGTGAGGTCACGATCGAGATTCGTACCGACGTGCCCCACCGCAGGTTTGTCGTAGGGGCGGTCCTCGGTCGCGAGGGGGGGGGGACTGCGCTCACCGTCTCCGGCGCTCATTGGCACTCGGGCCGCCTGTTGCTTCACTTTCGCGGGGTGGACGATCGTGGCGCCGCGGAGGCGCTGCGCGGCGTGCTCCTGACCATCGACGCGGATCAGGCGGGATCGCCGCTCGACGACGCCGACGGTGACGGCGAAGCCGTGGAGATGTGGTGGGATCGGGACCTGGTCGGCCTGCGGGCGGTGACCACGGCGGGCATGTTGTTGGGGCACGTCACCGACATCATTCACTCCCCTGCGGGAGACCTGCTCGCGATCGGCGGCCCGGACGGTGGCGAGCATCTCGTCCCCTTCGTCCGTGACATCGTGCCGACCGTCGACCCCCCCGCCGGCCGGATCGTCGTGGATCCGCCGCCCGGCCTGCTCGATCTCGATTAA
- a CDS encoding RNA-binding protein yields the protein MLEAALEHLVRGIVDHPDDVRVDLNNGRRGRTLEVRVHPEDLGKVIGRRGRTARALRTVMGGVGGRGLRIDVVDVDR from the coding sequence GTGCTGGAGGCGGCCCTCGAACATCTCGTGCGAGGCATCGTCGATCACCCCGACGACGTCCGGGTGGACCTGAACAACGGTCGGCGTGGACGCACCCTGGAGGTTCGGGTGCACCCCGAAGATCTCGGGAAGGTCATCGGTCGGCGAGGTCGTACCGCTCGTGCGCTGCGCACGGTGATGGGTGGTGTCGGAGGCCGGGGCCTTCGGATCGACGTCGTCGATGTGGATCGTTAG
- the rpsP gene encoding 30S ribosomal protein S16 produces MATKIKLQRLGKMREPHYRIVVADARTKRDGRVIESIGQYHPKSDPSIIKVDAERVGHWLSVGAQPTEPVLAILKVTGDWQKFKNLPAPPPMKVAEPKADKREIFQAAARAAAGAEDRPATTPKKAKKSGSAEEAEAAPATDAPAAGQ; encoded by the coding sequence GTGGCAACCAAGATTAAACTGCAGCGTCTCGGCAAGATGCGCGAGCCGCACTACCGCATCGTCGTGGCCGATGCCCGTACCAAGCGGGATGGTCGGGTCATCGAGTCCATCGGGCAGTACCACCCCAAGTCTGACCCGAGCATCATCAAGGTCGACGCCGAGCGGGTGGGGCACTGGCTCTCGGTCGGTGCACAGCCCACCGAGCCCGTCCTCGCGATCCTCAAGGTCACCGGGGACTGGCAGAAGTTCAAGAACCTGCCGGCGCCCCCGCCGATGAAGGTCGCCGAGCCAAAGGCGGACAAGCGGGAGATCTTCCAGGCGGCCGCGCGGGCCGCCGCGGGCGCCGAGGACCGGCCGGCGACCACGCCGAAGAAGGCCAAGAAGTCCGGGTCGGCAGAGGAAGCGGAAGCCGCCCCGGCCACGGACGCACCGGCCGCGGGGCAGTAG
- the ffh gene encoding signal recognition particle protein, whose translation MFDTLSSRLDKVFASLRGRGRLTDADIDATAREIRVALLEADVALPVVRGFVAAVKERARGAEVSASLNPAQQVIKIVNEELVAILGGGTTTLRYAKTPPTVILLAGLQGTGKTTLAGKLGRWLKAQGHTPLLVAADLQRPNAVNQLQVVGARAGVEVFAPEPGNGVGDPVRVARDALAHAHRQVFDVVVVDTAGRLGVDEEMMRQAADIRDAVSPDEILFVLDAMIGQDAVATASAFADGVGFSGVVLTKLDGDARGGAALSVAQVTGRPIMFASTGEALDDFDVFHPERMASRILGMGDVLTLIEQAEKAFEAEQAEAMAAKMVASEFTLEDFLEQMLAVRKMGPIGNLLGMLPGMGQMKDQLAQVDDRDVDRVVAIIRSMTPTERRDPRILQASRKARVARGSGVTVTEVNQLLDRFAEARKMMRQMAGGMGMPGGMGRAKAASARKAAKKGKGASRKGNPAARAAQAKAQKSTAQERAAKGPALPDGMPDLSALMRQQDGFGGMPPRGPRGGR comes from the coding sequence GTGTTCGACACCCTTTCCAGCCGCCTCGACAAGGTCTTCGCGTCGCTGCGTGGCAGAGGGCGCCTTACCGATGCCGACATCGACGCCACCGCGCGGGAGATCCGGGTGGCTCTGCTCGAGGCGGACGTCGCGCTCCCGGTCGTCCGTGGCTTCGTGGCCGCGGTGAAGGAGCGTGCCCGCGGCGCCGAGGTCAGTGCGTCGTTGAACCCTGCCCAGCAGGTAATCAAGATTGTCAATGAGGAGCTCGTCGCGATCCTCGGCGGCGGCACGACGACGCTGCGGTACGCCAAGACCCCGCCGACGGTGATCCTGCTCGCCGGCCTGCAGGGAACGGGTAAGACCACCCTGGCCGGCAAGCTCGGGCGCTGGCTCAAGGCTCAGGGTCACACCCCGCTGCTGGTCGCGGCCGACCTGCAGCGTCCGAACGCGGTCAACCAACTGCAGGTGGTCGGGGCGCGGGCCGGGGTGGAGGTCTTCGCGCCCGAGCCCGGCAACGGGGTCGGGGATCCGGTGCGCGTCGCGCGCGACGCGCTCGCGCACGCGCACCGGCAGGTCTTCGATGTGGTCGTCGTCGACACGGCCGGGCGGCTCGGCGTCGACGAGGAGATGATGCGGCAGGCGGCCGACATCCGCGACGCCGTCTCACCGGATGAGATTCTCTTCGTCCTGGACGCGATGATCGGTCAGGACGCGGTCGCGACCGCGAGCGCCTTCGCCGATGGCGTGGGATTCAGCGGCGTGGTCCTGACCAAGCTCGATGGCGACGCGCGCGGTGGTGCGGCCCTTTCGGTCGCCCAGGTGACCGGTCGGCCGATCATGTTCGCCTCCACCGGTGAGGCCCTGGACGACTTCGACGTCTTCCACCCGGAACGCATGGCGTCGCGGATCCTCGGCATGGGTGACGTCCTCACCCTCATCGAGCAGGCCGAGAAGGCGTTCGAGGCCGAGCAGGCCGAGGCCATGGCGGCGAAGATGGTCGCCTCCGAGTTCACTCTCGAGGATTTCCTCGAGCAGATGCTCGCGGTCCGCAAGATGGGCCCGATCGGCAACCTGCTCGGCATGCTGCCGGGGATGGGCCAGATGAAGGATCAACTGGCGCAGGTCGACGATCGGGACGTCGATCGGGTGGTTGCGATCATTCGGTCCATGACGCCGACGGAACGGCGTGATCCCAGGATCCTGCAGGCGTCCCGCAAGGCTCGGGTCGCGCGTGGATCCGGGGTCACGGTCACCGAGGTCAACCAGTTGCTGGACCGGTTCGCCGAGGCCCGCAAGATGATGCGACAGATGGCTGGCGGCATGGGGATGCCGGGGGGGATGGGTCGAGCGAAGGCCGCCTCGGCTCGCAAGGCCGCGAAGAAGGGCAAGGGAGCCAGTCGCAAGGGTAATCCGGCGGCACGGGCGGCCCAGGCCAAGGCGCAGAAGTCCACTGCGCAGGAGCGGGCGGCGAAGGGCCCCGCGCTTCCGGACGGCATGCCGGATCTCTCGGCGCTGATGCGGCAGCAGGACGGCTTCGGTGGGATGCCGCCGCGCGGCCCCCGCGGGGGCCGTTGA
- the ftsY gene encoding signal recognition particle-docking protein FtsY yields the protein MELLILIVVITVVVLATVGLVAGTALRRRPRRSIEEGPRPGADYRPGVGDDAEVPRDSATRTVDDIGLPDVLPPSPTESDGVGAPLAEIPAAPGIPVQERIPPEAPPPAAGRLVRLRLRLARSQNALGRGLLSLLSGDNLDEDAWEDVEATLLLADVGVTATTELVAALRERTKVLGARTPADVREMLRDELLAQIGTTTDRSLRTTAPDRPAVVLVVGVNGTGKTTTCGKIARLLVADGRTVVLGAADTFRAAAADQLQTWGERVGAITVRGAEGGDPASVAFDAVRQGTQSGVDTVLIDTAGRLHTKAGLMDELAKIKRVVGKHGPVDEVLLVLDATTGQNALVQAQVFTQAVDLTGVVLTKLDGTAKGGIVIAVQRELGMPVKLIGLGEGPDDLAPFEPEAFVDALLGEAG from the coding sequence GTGGAGCTCCTCATCCTGATCGTCGTCATCACCGTCGTCGTACTGGCCACCGTGGGCCTGGTGGCCGGCACGGCCCTGCGTCGACGCCCCCGCCGATCCATCGAGGAAGGCCCGCGCCCGGGCGCCGACTACCGTCCCGGGGTCGGTGACGACGCCGAGGTACCCCGCGATTCGGCGACCAGGACGGTCGACGACATCGGTCTTCCCGATGTGCTGCCGCCATCCCCGACGGAGAGCGATGGCGTCGGCGCCCCGCTCGCCGAGATACCGGCCGCGCCGGGGATCCCGGTCCAGGAGCGGATCCCACCGGAGGCACCGCCGCCGGCAGCCGGCCGCCTCGTCCGGCTGCGCCTGCGGCTGGCTCGTTCGCAGAACGCGCTCGGTCGCGGACTGCTCTCCCTGCTGTCCGGCGACAATCTCGACGAGGACGCGTGGGAAGACGTGGAGGCGACCCTGCTCCTCGCCGACGTCGGGGTCACGGCGACCACCGAGCTGGTCGCCGCGCTGCGGGAACGCACGAAGGTGCTCGGTGCCCGCACGCCCGCGGATGTGCGGGAGATGCTGCGCGACGAGCTGCTCGCCCAGATCGGTACGACGACCGACCGATCGCTGCGCACGACGGCCCCGGATCGTCCCGCCGTCGTGCTCGTCGTCGGTGTCAACGGCACGGGCAAGACCACGACCTGTGGAAAAATCGCGCGGCTGCTGGTCGCGGACGGGCGTACGGTCGTGCTGGGCGCGGCGGACACGTTCCGTGCCGCGGCCGCGGATCAGCTTCAGACCTGGGGTGAACGGGTCGGCGCGATCACGGTCCGCGGGGCCGAGGGGGGTGACCCGGCGTCGGTGGCGTTCGATGCGGTCCGACAGGGCACGCAGAGCGGCGTGGACACCGTGTTGATCGACACCGCCGGCCGGCTGCACACCAAGGCAGGTCTGATGGACGAGCTGGCGAAGATTAAAAGAGTGGTGGGCAAGCACGGTCCGGTCGACGAGGTGCTGCTCGTGCTTGACGCCACGACCGGTCAGAACGCGCTTGTCCAGGCGCAGGTGTTCACGCAGGCGGTTGATCTCACCGGAGTCGTGCTGACCAAGCTGGACGGTACGGCCAAGGGCGGGATCGTCATCGCCGTGCAGCGCGAGCTCGGTATGCCGGTGAAACTGATCGGCTTGGGAGAGGGTCCAGACGATCTTGCTCCCTTCGAGCCGGAGGCGTTCGTCGACGCGCTGTTGGGCGAAGCCGGCTGA
- the smc gene encoding chromosome segregation protein SMC — protein sequence MHLKNLTLRGFKSFASSTSLHLEPGITCVVGPNGSGKSNVVDAIAWVLGEQGAKALRGGTMSDVIFAGTPARPALGRAEVLLTIDNSDGALPIEYTEVTIGRLMFRSGESEYTINGTGCRLLDIQELMSDSGIGRELHVIVGQGQLDAVLHARPEDRRAFIEEAAGVLKHRKRKEKALRKLEAMSANLTRLTDLSAELRRQLGPLGRQAEIARKAGVIQASLRDARLRLLADDLHRAQVAITSDLADEEALRARLTTTEAAHAAAARREEQLQADLTAIIPRATGAQETWYALASLRERLRGTRSLAVERGRLLRAATDDVRGRRDPEELEQEATAVREQEIALTERLERDRDLLAEVVTRRADLEAALAQEEKELIAAARAASFRREEIARLAGQVEAARSRATSAENEIARTTEALDAARERETETSASRSALEIELSRMESAREDLAEQHSAAVAVHAAAAERLEVLRGEERSAERDRASWAARCDALHLSLSPADGAAALLRAATGAQTGQTASNTAEDSAPALDPTLEVIGRLAGVLSVTAGAEAAIAAALGPAADALLVGTSGDAMAAFAWLRETDAGRAALVAAVTVADEPDACAGPDACAGPDGSAAIVPGAASADGPLPAGAVAALDLVEIGDDRFRTAVSSLLARTVVVEDLAAAERATALRPDLRVVTRAGDVIGAPLSIGGSANPPSAIELQAAADEAEAGVAEATRRVESAHEAFEPARAEVTRARTAIDAALAALHGTDARHRALSEQMARLDRSGGAAASEIARLEGARSRAETARDRAYGALTELEASLAATSEQPEAGERAPDERDRLVAATSAVRAAEVEARLAVRTSEERVRGLQGRADGLIRAAANERAARAAAARRHEVRERQAAVATAMGDAAQVALDRLDHSLARAAAGREEADALRKAAETELVGVRDQGRALATELAALRDAAHRDELARAEKRLRVETLEAKALEEHGIDADDLVAEFGPDTLVPPDEPDGTAAPFDRAEQSARAATAEKQLARLGRVNPLALEEFAALQERAAFLSAQLEDIKSTRRDLLLVVEEVDLRVREVFAVAFADTAREFEIVFSTLFPGGEGRLVLTDPDDMLTTGIEVEARPPGKKVKRLSLLSGGERSLTALALLLAIFRARPSPFYVLDEVEAALDDRNLGRLLEAVEGLREKSQLIIITHQKRTMEIADALYGVAMRGDGVTTVISQRLRERAAL from the coding sequence GTGCATCTCAAGAACCTGACCCTGCGGGGCTTCAAGTCCTTTGCGAGCTCGACCTCCCTGCATCTCGAGCCGGGAATAACCTGCGTGGTCGGGCCCAACGGGTCGGGCAAGAGTAACGTCGTTGACGCCATCGCCTGGGTACTGGGGGAGCAGGGTGCCAAGGCCCTGCGTGGCGGCACTATGTCCGATGTCATCTTCGCGGGCACGCCCGCTCGCCCGGCCTTGGGGCGCGCCGAAGTACTCCTGACGATCGACAACTCGGACGGCGCGCTCCCCATCGAGTACACCGAGGTGACCATCGGGCGACTGATGTTCCGCAGCGGCGAGAGCGAATACACGATCAACGGTACCGGTTGTCGCCTGCTGGATATCCAGGAACTGATGAGCGACTCGGGTATCGGCCGAGAGTTGCACGTGATCGTCGGCCAGGGCCAGCTCGACGCGGTCCTGCACGCGCGCCCGGAGGATCGCCGTGCGTTCATCGAGGAGGCCGCCGGCGTCCTCAAACACCGTAAACGCAAGGAGAAGGCACTCCGCAAGCTCGAGGCGATGTCGGCGAACCTCACCCGCCTCACCGATCTGTCCGCCGAACTGCGTCGGCAGTTAGGGCCGCTCGGTCGGCAGGCGGAGATCGCCCGTAAGGCCGGTGTGATTCAGGCTTCGCTACGGGACGCCCGCCTGCGCCTTCTCGCCGACGATCTCCATCGTGCCCAGGTCGCGATCACCTCCGACCTCGCGGACGAGGAGGCATTGCGGGCGCGGCTGACGACCACCGAGGCCGCTCACGCCGCGGCCGCCCGCCGTGAGGAGCAGCTGCAGGCCGACCTGACGGCGATCATTCCGCGCGCCACCGGCGCCCAGGAGACCTGGTACGCCCTGGCATCCCTGCGGGAACGGCTGCGGGGCACCCGTTCCCTCGCCGTCGAACGGGGTCGCCTGTTGCGTGCCGCGACCGACGACGTACGTGGGCGCCGCGACCCCGAGGAACTGGAACAGGAGGCCACGGCGGTCCGGGAGCAGGAAATCGCCCTCACCGAGCGGCTGGAGCGTGATCGGGATCTGCTCGCCGAGGTGGTCACCAGGCGTGCCGATCTCGAGGCCGCGCTCGCTCAGGAGGAGAAGGAACTGATCGCCGCGGCACGCGCGGCGTCTTTTCGCCGTGAGGAGATCGCGCGCCTTGCCGGCCAGGTGGAGGCCGCCAGGTCCCGTGCCACCAGTGCCGAGAACGAGATAGCACGGACGACCGAGGCACTCGACGCCGCGCGGGAGCGGGAGACCGAGACCTCGGCGTCACGTTCGGCCCTCGAGATCGAACTCTCTCGGATGGAGAGCGCACGGGAGGATCTCGCCGAGCAGCACAGCGCGGCCGTGGCAGTGCATGCCGCTGCCGCCGAGCGGCTCGAGGTCCTGCGCGGTGAGGAGCGTAGCGCCGAACGTGACCGCGCATCCTGGGCCGCGCGATGCGACGCGCTGCACCTCTCCCTCTCGCCGGCCGACGGAGCCGCGGCACTGTTGAGGGCTGCTACCGGCGCGCAGACCGGGCAGACCGCCTCGAACACGGCGGAGGACTCGGCTCCGGCACTGGATCCGACCCTCGAGGTGATCGGCCGGCTGGCCGGCGTCCTGAGCGTGACCGCCGGCGCGGAGGCGGCCATCGCCGCGGCGCTGGGCCCGGCGGCGGACGCCCTGCTCGTCGGCACGTCGGGGGATGCCATGGCGGCCTTTGCGTGGCTGCGGGAAACGGATGCCGGCCGAGCAGCGCTGGTGGCCGCCGTCACCGTCGCGGATGAGCCTGACGCCTGCGCCGGCCCTGACGCCTGCGCCGGCCCTGACGGCAGCGCGGCGATCGTCCCGGGGGCGGCCAGCGCCGACGGTCCGCTCCCGGCCGGTGCCGTTGCCGCGCTGGACCTGGTGGAGATCGGTGACGATCGGTTCCGTACCGCCGTGTCGTCCCTGCTCGCCCGGACTGTCGTGGTCGAGGATCTGGCGGCGGCCGAGCGGGCCACGGCGTTGCGCCCCGACCTGCGGGTGGTCACCCGCGCCGGCGACGTCATCGGTGCCCCCCTCTCTATCGGTGGCAGCGCGAACCCGCCGTCCGCGATCGAACTGCAGGCCGCGGCGGACGAGGCCGAGGCCGGCGTGGCGGAGGCGACCCGTCGCGTCGAGTCCGCCCACGAGGCGTTCGAGCCCGCGCGTGCCGAGGTGACCCGGGCCCGTACCGCCATCGACGCGGCACTGGCGGCGCTGCACGGGACCGATGCCCGGCACCGGGCGCTGTCCGAGCAGATGGCGCGGCTCGATCGTTCGGGAGGGGCCGCGGCATCCGAGATCGCCCGGTTGGAGGGCGCCCGATCACGGGCCGAAACAGCCCGTGATCGGGCATACGGAGCGTTGACCGAGCTCGAGGCGTCGCTCGCCGCGACATCGGAGCAGCCGGAGGCGGGGGAGCGGGCTCCGGATGAACGAGACCGGCTCGTCGCGGCTACCTCCGCCGTGCGCGCCGCCGAGGTCGAGGCCCGGTTGGCCGTCCGTACCAGCGAGGAGCGGGTGCGAGGCCTGCAGGGACGCGCCGACGGACTGATCCGCGCGGCGGCGAACGAGCGGGCGGCACGGGCCGCGGCGGCCCGTCGGCACGAGGTCCGCGAGCGGCAGGCGGCCGTCGCGACGGCGATGGGGGATGCGGCTCAGGTCGCTCTCGACCGACTGGACCATTCGCTGGCTCGCGCCGCGGCGGGGCGGGAGGAGGCCGACGCACTGCGCAAGGCCGCCGAGACGGAGCTGGTCGGGGTGCGTGACCAGGGGCGCGCTCTGGCCACCGAACTCGCGGCGCTGCGCGACGCCGCCCATCGCGACGAGCTGGCCCGAGCGGAGAAGCGGCTGCGGGTGGAGACCCTGGAAGCCAAGGCTCTGGAGGAGCACGGTATCGACGCCGATGACCTGGTGGCCGAGTTCGGCCCGGACACGCTGGTCCCGCCGGATGAGCCCGACGGCACCGCGGCGCCGTTCGATCGAGCCGAGCAGAGCGCCCGGGCCGCCACCGCGGAGAAGCAGCTGGCCCGGCTGGGGCGGGTGAATCCCCTGGCCCTCGAGGAGTTCGCCGCGCTTCAGGAGCGGGCCGCGTTCCTGTCCGCGCAGCTCGAAGACATCAAGAGCACCCGCCGGGATCTTCTGCTGGTCGTCGAGGAGGTTGATCTGCGGGTGCGTGAGGTCTTCGCCGTCGCGTTCGCGGACACCGCCCGTGAGTTCGAGATCGTCTTCTCGACGCTGTTCCCGGGCGGTGAGGGCCGGCTGGTGCTCACCGATCCTGATGACATGCTCACCACGGGCATCGAGGTCGAGGCGAGGCCGCCGGGAAAAAAGGTGAAGCGTCTGTCGCTGTTGTCCGGCGGGGAGCGTTCACTGACCGCACTCGCTCTCCTGCTCGCGATATTCCGGGCCCGCCCTTCGCCCTTCTACGTGCTCGACGAGGTCGAGGCAGCTCTGGACGACCGCAATCTCGGCCGACTGCTCGAGGCCGTCGAGGGTCTGCGTGAGAAGTCGCAGCTGATCATCATCACCCACCAGAAGCGGACGATGGAGATCGCTGACGCCCTGTACGGCGTGGCCATGCGGGGCGACGGGGTGACGACAGTGATCAGTCAGCGGCTGCGGGAGCGGGCGGCGCTCTGA
- a CDS encoding acylphosphatase, which translates to MSDVSAEQRESGHAVVRFTARVAGLVQGVGFRDYVRTRGRRLGLVGSATNLPDGAVEVVAEGPEPACRDLLHLLMTGHTPGRTDRVEAVWQVAQSDLTDFRRK; encoded by the coding sequence ATGAGCGATGTATCCGCGGAGCAGAGGGAGTCCGGACACGCCGTGGTCCGATTCACTGCCCGGGTCGCCGGCCTTGTCCAGGGCGTCGGCTTTCGTGACTACGTGCGTACCCGGGGCCGGCGCCTGGGCCTGGTCGGATCCGCCACCAACCTCCCGGACGGGGCGGTCGAGGTGGTCGCGGAGGGGCCGGAGCCGGCCTGTCGTGACCTTCTGCACTTGTTGATGACGGGTCACACCCCTGGGCGGACGGACAGGGTGGAGGCTGTGTGGCAGGTGGCGCAGAGTGATCTGACCGACTTTCGACGAAAGTGA
- a CDS encoding DUF2786 domain-containing protein: MNPDALLGRIRKLLAMAEAEGLSEAARETYNSKAAELIAQYGIDRALVEEASPHRVEAADLVVAVDPPYARDKISLLAGIAAPLGCRLVYRTEQRAVGTGHSAHLFGMDADIHRVQMLFTSLLVQQAQGLALARPPRQEDPRAFRRSWMAGFAVAVAERLTRTERMARERAQTQQTQTRENGSDRPSTTPSVAVVLANRSQRVDAHLARAYPRLRAPRTRQLSGSGGRAGYQAGERADLGLGSRVSSRVSPAIGMR; this comes from the coding sequence ATGAATCCGGATGCCCTGCTCGGTCGTATACGGAAGCTGTTGGCGATGGCGGAGGCGGAGGGGCTGAGCGAGGCCGCCCGCGAAACCTATAACAGCAAGGCGGCCGAGTTGATCGCCCAGTACGGGATCGACCGCGCGCTGGTCGAGGAGGCGTCGCCGCACCGCGTCGAGGCGGCTGACCTGGTGGTGGCCGTCGATCCGCCCTATGCCCGGGACAAGATCTCGTTGCTCGCGGGCATTGCCGCACCGCTTGGTTGCCGGCTCGTGTACCGGACCGAGCAGCGTGCAGTGGGGACGGGGCACTCCGCTCATCTGTTCGGGATGGATGCGGATATCCACCGCGTGCAGATGTTGTTCACCTCGTTGCTGGTCCAGCAGGCACAGGGATTGGCCCTCGCCCGTCCACCACGCCAGGAGGACCCGCGGGCGTTTCGTCGGTCGTGGATGGCAGGCTTCGCGGTGGCGGTGGCGGAGAGACTGACCAGGACGGAGCGGATGGCCCGGGAGCGGGCGCAGACCCAGCAGACGCAGACCCGGGAGAACGGATCGGACCGGCCCTCGACGACGCCGTCGGTGGCCGTCGTCCTGGCGAATCGAAGCCAGCGGGTGGACGCGCACCTGGCAAGAGCCTATCCCAGGTTGCGAGCGCCAAGGACACGCCAGCTCTCTGGGAGCGGCGGTCGTGCGGGCTACCAGGCCGGCGAGCGGGCTGATCTTGGCCTGGGTAGCCGGGTGTCCAGCCGCGTCTCACCGGCGATCGGCATGAGGTAA
- the mutM gene encoding bifunctional DNA-formamidopyrimidine glycosylase/DNA-(apurinic or apyrimidinic site) lyase, which yields MPELPEVEVVRRGLERGVVGRVIASVDVHHPRAVRRHLAGAADFSALLVGRRITAARRRGKYLWLVLQPPVDHAACAPVVPEEPPEEESAAVLAEMSPPALPPGHPAQGDALIAHLGMSGQLLVVPPATPDQKHLRIRFVFTDGGRELRFVDQRTFGGLAVATGEADLPAPVAHIARDPLDPAFDERLVTERMRRRRTGVKRALLDQTLVSGVGNIYADEALWAAKLHYARPTETLTRAEVGRLLGCVRTVMIAALEVGGTSFDRLYVSADGVSGLFERSLQVYGRAGRPCTRCGDAVRRDAFMNRSSFTCPTCQPHPRRARW from the coding sequence ATGCCAGAACTCCCCGAAGTAGAGGTTGTTCGCCGCGGTCTGGAACGTGGTGTCGTCGGTCGCGTCATCGCATCGGTTGACGTCCACCATCCTCGTGCGGTGCGCCGTCATCTGGCCGGTGCCGCCGACTTCTCGGCGCTGCTCGTCGGCCGCCGGATAACGGCGGCACGACGCCGCGGCAAGTATCTGTGGCTGGTACTTCAGCCGCCGGTAGACCATGCGGCGTGCGCTCCGGTGGTTCCAGAAGAACCACCGGAGGAGGAATCAGCTGCCGTGCTGGCCGAGATGTCTCCGCCCGCCCTGCCCCCAGGTCATCCGGCTCAGGGGGATGCACTGATCGCCCATCTCGGGATGAGCGGACAGTTGCTCGTCGTTCCACCCGCCACCCCCGACCAGAAGCATCTGCGGATCCGGTTCGTCTTCACGGACGGAGGACGCGAACTGCGATTTGTGGATCAACGCACCTTCGGTGGCCTGGCGGTCGCAACGGGGGAAGCGGATCTGCCTGCTCCCGTCGCGCACATCGCCAGGGATCCTCTGGATCCCGCCTTCGACGAGCGGCTCGTCACGGAGAGGATGCGTCGACGCCGTACCGGCGTGAAGCGGGCCCTGCTCGATCAGACACTTGTCAGCGGGGTCGGGAACATCTACGCGGATGAGGCCCTGTGGGCCGCGAAGCTGCACTACGCGCGGCCGACCGAGACCCTCACCCGGGCGGAGGTCGGCAGGCTGCTGGGTTGCGTGCGGACGGTGATGATCGCGGCTCTTGAGGTGGGCGGTACGTCCTTCGACCGCCTGTACGTGTCGGCGGACGGAGTCAGCGGGCTGTTCGAACGGTCGCTACAGGTGTATGGCCGCGCGGGTCGGCCGTGCACACGATGCGGAGACGCGGTGCGCCGGGACGCTTTCATGAACCGGTCGAGCTTCACTTGCCCCACCTGCCAGCCGCACCCAAGACGGGCCAGGTGGTAA